Genomic DNA from Pectinophora gossypiella chromosome 20, ilPecGoss1.1, whole genome shotgun sequence:
ttgttCTGTCTATTTATTTCCTAGAATTATAAGTTTAATGCAACGAACAATAacagtacatttatttaatgatgtatttgGAACCATAGAAGACCTTATTAAATCTCATTAAGTGTGGCGTGGGCAGAAAGTAGGCTTCGTCGCAAcgccacatattttatttattatttcttaatctactatagtacatttttttcaatatagAACAAATAACGAACAATTTACGAAcatattttgtgtattatttgTTCTAAAATTGCGCGCGTGGCGTGGCGACGAAGCATCACATCTAATCTCTAATACCTATACTACGATATTTCAAAAATtcttatcataattattacagGCAACGCAGTCATTCATCTTGGTGCCAATTCGGTCGCTTATTTCAGTTTGACAGCCCTTAAACtaatgccgtccttcacttacaatatgtGCAAGAAAGATGCAGCTAATTTTAATCACCATTGTCAAGACATCATTGTCAGTTGTTTTTGGTGAAATCAATGGCGtatgcataacataacataacattaatttTTCTTGATTACCTTGATCTACTAACCTAGTAttataagttttgttattgggttgttcttcttttttatcgacaatgatctgtccttcgttctgcttctgataagttatgttttagaattttatttcatgttttgattgtccaaaaatatagttatcttaatttattatactcaaaatacaagcaaaatactaatcggttcctcaattagttattaaaggtagcttgatcgtttttcacaaaattatgtgacagagtggtaaattgaaatgctgtctccgatgaaaagggccactctgtcacaatattttttggaatgcgcctgcaaagaaaagtatgttaccaagataaagagaaccactaaatagtcctctacagacacatctttatatgatgttttaaaatatttattgccgttatagttttaaagatgttaaatccgataaatcgagaaaatgtctttttattgtcgataaaaaagaagaacgaccctattaacaaattatgagtcctagtaacttgaataaataattttataataataagctcccgtatcccaatggggtagtcatcgcaagacgaactaagtacccacacctcaccgagctttctgctagaccaacgtgataggtggtgagccgtatgtacctaatgatcgagccaactgtgtaagcgaaaactacacttaaggtaaattagtaactcattggtgctagtccgataccggggttcgaatcgaatgtttgagaagcaagccgatgaaccaCATACTTATTCGTATTCGTGTaattgttggcaatttcaaaaaaggaacgtcacgtcactttttaagagaaaaacgttttggcgggtgttccgtctgcgactacgaggaaagaaaacaagtgaagacgattattgtcgagagaagcaaaaactgaaagactatttgttgtattctttagtataatatttcttattacaatttgtagtaataatatttggtttccgtaataagagtgatatttgtggtacttaacattttactgattaaaactgggtatgttactaatatttacgttttattgtagagttagcTAACATAATGGCGTATGTCAAGTCAATGTAGAATAAGTACTCATTACCACCCACCTCTACACTCCAGCACACTCTTCCACCGGCCCCCAGACTCTACAGGCAGGGCATCCACAGGATAGAACTCTTCAAGGGTGTCAGTGTGGTGGTGAATTCGTATCATATCTAGCAAGTAGCTCTTGACGAACGGTCGGCATAGCATAACGATCTTGTCAAAGAAAGACGGCGCGTTGAGAATGTGCACGTACTTCAGCTTGCCTAGGAAAGCCTCCTGTAAattaagtagatacctactggccccgattcctgcagacacctcctaattttaagttataagtacccgtcgttttcttatccgtccAAAAGGAATGGAACGACTGATTGAcaactgggggttaaaatggccacatcgaagcaattcatctaagaaagcaatattgctatttgacatttgcgcatataaaagtaaatgcgcaattcaaacaaatgtcaaaaaacaaaatattgcttttcttagataaattgcttcgatgtggccattttaacccgcatgttaatattaaaatgaatgaataagccgggcgaataaaatggcATCtcgatcataataataatatatggaatccgtttgacgtgtgctgtcaacttaattcggtCGGGATTTTAAActtctacctaaaattgacatgtgtttcataaatttaatggctgtcgattacctgtccttttccgtttctgcggataagaaaatgacaggtatggcataaaataaaattagatatttAGATGGtctgtacaggaatcagcactatTGTGGATAGATATagataagtagttaatgccatctgcggcaaatctacaatatgtaacgtcaaaaaaaaagatgcgcCAGCCCGTGAAGATAGACGTATCGGGCTGAGTGGATTTGATAGTATAATAACCGGGCCGCAACGAAGTTTCATGTGataagtgtctggggtgtgacgCAGGGTTACAATTACGAACGAACCTGCATATACTTGGTAAAGTTCTGGAGGCTAGAGAGGTGCATTCGGAGGAAGTGCTGGAAACCGAGGCCGGCGAGGTCGAAGACCATGACGAACCCCGGCCACGTGCCCGACTCCACCTGCCAGAGCTCCCAACCCATTATTGTTGCTCTGAAGAAGACAAAAGAacatatttaagtaggtacataattactaCGTTCAAATAGGATAGGATAAGGAACTGTGGAAGAGGAAAAGGGAggtctttgctcagcagtgggacacaaTAGGCTAGAGAGAAAAAACAGacataactacataattataacctgGACCGGAGATGTCTGCCGTCGTTTGTTTTTTCAACTAGTTATAATCTCGTTatagtcgttggtcccggctattagccgtaaaaacacctccaccaacccgcattggagcagcgtggtagagtatgctccataccccctccggttgattgaggggaggcatgtgcccagcagtgggacgtatataatctgggagtcttcaaggctagattgaataggcatttgctaggtatgcgtgatccaccctagaccacatcgtcacttaccatcaggtgagattgtggtcaaacgcgagcttatattatttaaaaaaaacacaacagcTGACGACAGTCAAAATTCGCAACACAAattaagtacccgcacctcaccgagctttctgttagaccaacgtgttaggtgctgtatcgccgtctacgaGTATAGGTagtgatcgagccaactgtattaatGAAAATTGCTTAATACCTCAATGGTGCAAGTGCGGTTCTGGGGTTCGTACCGGTGCTTcccttttgagaagcaagccagtgacccacaggaccacagtgatttaaaaaaaagaaagcgtCTGAAATCTGTTGGTCCCCAACGATCAACAACTAATGATATTTGATACATTTCAAATGCCTGCTTAACGTGATTCCTATTAACCTACCTGTATAAGTCTTGTAGGCAGTAGTTCTGCGGATCGCTGTCGATAGTCCTTGTGTAGAAGACAGCGTACCCATCCTTACTGGGGGTAGGCAGCGGTATCAGGAGCCTGAAACATAATCGACACAAGTCAACATAGATCATTTTCTTACACACGCACAgatacagtcacgagcaatatcatatacccactttagaaccctgtcgcactatcatattcgacatttaatgagacttacagttcaatttgtcaaaaaagttaatgtgacatggtatcaaagtgaatacatattaatgctcgtgtatGTACggtacatagcatcacgcctgtatgcccGAGGGGGTAGATAGAGTGTATAGTATGCACACTCACTATTCGTCAGCTATGCCATACAACTACTATaacatattaaaacattaacaagcacatacctacaatatttattttcgttattattttcgaacaaactatttcatagtctgcttagcccggtgggaaatatgcgtgagttcaTGTACGTATATGTGTATTTTCTTGCAataagtacgtacttacttatatctaatTACCTAActagaaattaaattacatacttatataaagtCCATTACGTTTCACGACTTCTCGGCCTCgatgtacaattttattttatttatttttttattggaataAGCGAAAATGGTGTCTTCATGATCATAGCAAGCGGAATTCCTTACTGCCTACCCTAATGGGAAATACGCTTGATCTTAAGAATACTCACGAAGTGTTCAGAGCTCGTTCAATTCTCTCATCGAAGGCTCTATCCTTGAACAAGGCAGTCATCTCCGTCTTGAGCGTGAAGTGTGTGTCGAGCAGCTGCTTGGACGCCTCCAGGTCGCAGTCACAGCAGTGGTGGGCCAGGATCAGGTCGAGGTCTattcattcataaatatataacccttaaggctgcagtctccgcaaaattaagacaattattttcgtttttttaagaCTGGGCCCTTGATTTTGTGGTGAATATGGATATGACCACCACATTGTTGAGATTGCGagattatatttatgttacattataatattgttttcttatattaaataaaagtaagctGAGATATATCATAAGTACAATCCCACTTTTATAAATTGTTGATGTTTGTTGAACCAGACAAACAGTTAAGACAaaaatgcataaataaataaaataaaagtgtgataaaacataaactaaaaaaaaaacaatacaaatacgttATATACAAATTACGtattaaaataattcacaaaataaatataggtaaatgtttaaaaaaaaatgagtatTGTGTTTCGAAATTCAAGATTTGGGAGGCATATCAGTGTTCATGCAATATAaggcaatgtccccattgggaatcgaacccggacctctagattgtgagcccaacggcgacgctcaaccactagaccgtgTAGAccgttgtacggtcacgagtactaatatgtatacactttgaaaccatgtcacattaacttttttgacaaattaaaccgtaagtctcattaaatgtcaaatatgatagtgcggggttctaaagtgggtacaggatagtgctcatgactgtacgttacTATAGTTTACCCGTTATATATTGTCCAGGTAGATGCGGCTGCGTGTCCATCCATTCTCGCAGCTTGCTGACGTCATCCGGGGTTACTCCTGTGTTCTTCTTATACTCTTCTTCTAGAGGTATTTGCTTCACTGTATCCATCGTCCGGATCGGAATGTAACTAATGTGTATAACACAATGTACCTACACGCGATCAAACAAAATTGTTGTTGTGTCAGTTTAGGGTCCCGCTTACAATTTggtaaaactttaaaaatattttatacttactgcaatgttttgtattttttccaaCTGATTTTGTTCCGATCAATTTGTGAACAGCCagtctttccttttcggcggataagaaaatgacggaatcggggccaatatctggccaagtagttaatgccatctgcggcaaatctacaataagccacgtcaaaaaaaaaacgcaaagaTAATACATAcctcaaaatttaatttaaaatattgactGCTGTTGTGAAAATTCTAATACACTTACTTATCTAAATAACATCATTTTAATGTACCACACCACCGCTTATCAGTACATAACTAACTAGtaaattatttaaacatctATGAGGCATGCCTGACACGTTTGTAATGTCATCGGGTCAtcgcaattattattgtaacaaTAATTGTTCCAatcattgaaataaattaactcAGCATCGCGCTTATATCCCCGGAGGGTGGCTATAAAGTAAAGtaggtaaaatatttatttcctctacaaataacattgttcttatactaatttacaataattttataacatgaacattaataatatttgtagaggctggagcctaaactagggtaccctgtgttataggtctccaggcctccacctccaggagTACGGTCATTAATTATGTTATCAATAGAGCAatacaaagaaagaaaaaaaaatacgtaagaaatatgagaaaagtaatttaaaaatactacaaaaaGGTAGTGTGAAGTGTACTTACTTACCAGTCCTGTGTAATGGCGGGCGATTTTGGAAATGACACTGTGAGTGAGCACACCCCGGAGACTTCATACAaagaacctcgttttacacagacaccatacattgacgttatcgtacacgtgcatctgtgtgtgtgacgtttgacgccatacgattcaagtctaaactgtgttcgaggggggtgaggtaaacctggctcagacgctggtggggagcggagagttgccgttaatacgtagtattattccttattctttggtgtgaggtcgcaggttcgaacctagctaaaccaatgatttgaGAAGTtgtattaaaattcatgtttggatcatacatgattatcacatgcGCAGCGGAAGGTCAAACATACTGTCGATTCTGGAAAAACCCtgatcaaatcttcaggttcagATGAGGTTTTCGTTTGAcgacaatctcacctgatactACACGCTTACtcaaattactaaaattacttaaaatttacctaaaattacttaagtacctacctataattatagaatagaatagaaatagtttattacaaaaggacgccaaacacaaaaaaatacaacaacatcatatcaaattgccactaaaacaattacaaaaaagcaagacagatgtttgtcgaaatgatctgAAGAAATGAAATGATAATTTATTGTCAACCATTTTAATTACAACTACGGAACCAATAAACACCAACTTTAAAAACCTGAACACTGTTTAATTAAGATAAGATACCTAATTGttatgaaataatataaataagtagataaatagataaattatttatttacaagcacaatggccccgattcctgctgacaccgcctaattttattttaagttatatccgtcatttttatatccgtcgaaaaggaaagggacggatgattcacagctcttaattttaggaagaatgagtcaatgaatgaataacccgggcgaatcaaaaggtacgtcgctggtatgcaatccgtttgacgtgctgtctacttaactgtgtcgggttattgacggatgtaaaatttttagacggttggtttagatttgtgcttgaaattgacgtgtgttccataaattttatgcttgtcgattacccgtccctttccttttcggcggataagaaaatgacagatataaattaaaataaaattagatggtatttacaggaattagcaccaacacCTACGTAAACTACTAATCTGTCTACCTATGTTTGATAAGGAgtgttaaaatattatagataccggttataagtacttatattgtattttcagatttgccgcatataaaattaaagaaacgtttattattaggGACACCACA
This window encodes:
- the LOC126375919 gene encoding alpha-tocopherol transfer protein-like is translated as MDTVKQIPLEEEYKKNTGVTPDDVSKLREWMDTQPHLPGQYITDLDLILAHHCCDCDLEASKQLLDTHFTLKTEMTALFKDRAFDERIERALNTSLLIPLPTPSKDGYAVFYTRTIDSDPQNYCLQDLYRATIMGWELWQVESGTWPGFVMVFDLAGLGFQHFLRMHLSSLQNFTKYMQEAFLGKLKYVHILNAPSFFDKIVMLCRPFVKSYLLDMIRIHHHTDTLEEFYPVDALPVESGGRWKSVLECRDEVIAKFRANAKFFDAEAKKRVDESKRPRKPSSQTSYGFFDRFRGVRKVEID